The Pseudomonas viciae genomic interval GAAAGGAATCAGCGTGCAGCGTTGACGCGGATCTTCAACGGCTGCGGATCTTTGCCATCGAGGTGCACGGTGTGTTGTTCGGTGGTGATGAACATCAACTGGCCGTCCACTTCAATGCGGGCGCTCACGGCATAACGATGGCCGGGCTTGACCTGGGCCGGATCATAACTGAGGTGGAACGGCAGCGGGACCTGGCCTTTGACCGGACCGTGCTGCTCATCGAGCACCACGGCGGGGGCGTCGGCCAGGGACACATCTTGCAGGCTCACGCTCAAGGTGGCGGTGGGCGGCAGGGCGATGCGTTGCAGGTAGAACACTTCACCGTCGAGGCTGTTCTTGCCCGCCAGGGGTGCGCTGGAGCAGGCACTGAGTAGCGTGGCAACGCTTATGAGAAGAAGTTTTTTCATCGGGGTATTTCCATATTGAGGGCGCCAGAAAACAACCTGGCGCCTGTGGGAATCAGTCCTGTGTCACCGGGGTAACCTGATCCGCCGCGTCTTCACTGCGATGCAACGCCACCTGGCGGATCGACAGGCGAATTTCCGCCGGCAGCACCCGCTTGGCCGCGCCTTCGGCCAGTTCGCCCAACAGCTCGTGATAGCTTAGCTTACCGGCCTCGTCGCGGCGCAGCACGTCCAGGTCCAGCAGGGTCTGGATGAAGTGGCGGAACAGGCTCTTGTCAAAGAACTCCGGCGCATTCAGGCCATGCAGGATCGACAGGCGCTGGGCCATCACGGTGCAGAGGTCTTCCAGCTCTTCGGCGCTGATGCTGTTCTGGCCGCTGTTGAGCAGCAGCGAGACGGTCATGTAGAAGCGCTGCAAGGTCTGGGCGATGCTTTTGGACAGCAGGGTCAGCAGCACGAAGTGCCGCGAGCTCGGCGCGGGGCGCAGGTACAGGTCGTTCTCCAAACGCAACAGGCCTTGTTTGACGAACGCTTCGAGCCACTGGTCGACCACGGCGTCCAGTTCTTCCAACGACCAGCGAATGAACAACTCCGATTGCAGGTACGGGTACAAGGCCCGGGTGTAGCGCAGGATCTGCTCGCGGCTCATGCGCGAGCTGCTCTGGAAGAAACTCGCCAGCAGCGCCGGCAGGGCGAAGATGTGCAGGACGTTGTTGCGGTAGTAGGTCATCAACACCGCGTTCTGTTCATCCAGGTACAGAATCTTGCCCAGGGCATCGCTCTGTTCCGACAGCAGGTCCATGCCTTTGACGTGCTCGATCAGCGCCCGGCCATCGCCTTCGGGCAGGGTGGTGTGGGGTGAGTAAGGCACTTTGCGCAGCAACGCCAGGTACAGGTCGAGTACGCGAGCCATGGCGCGGTCGTCCAGGGCCAGGCGGCTGGTAGACAGCAGCGCCAGGGCCACGAGGTTGACCGGGTTGATGGCCGCTGCTTCGTTCAGGTGCCGGGCCACGCGCTCGCCGAGGCGGTTGGTGGTCGCGTTGAGCCAGGCCGGTTTGAATTGCGGGCCCAGTTCTTGTTGGCGCCAACCGGGCTGTTCGCTGTCGAGGAATTCCGCCAGCTTGATCGGTTCGCCGAAGTTCATCGCCACCTGGCCGAAGCGTTGTTTGAGGGCGCCGATGACTTTGAAGATGTCGAAGATCGATTCTTTCTTCTTGCTGGCCCCGCGCAGCTCGCCCAGGTAGGTACGGCCTTCGAGTACCCGCTCATAACCAATGTAGACCGGCACGAAGACGATGGGCATGCGCGATGAACGCAGGAAGCTGCGCAAGGTGATGGCGAGCATGCCGGTCTTGGGTTGCAGCATGCGTCCGGTGCGCGAGCGACCGCCCTCGACGAAATACTCCACCGGGAAACCTTTGGTGAACAGCGTGTGCAGGTATTCGTTGAACACCGCGGTGTAGAGCGGGTTGCCCTTGAAGGTGCGGCGCATGAAAAACGCCCCGCCACGGCGCAGCAGGCTGCCGATCACCGGCATGTTGAGGTTGATGCCGGCGGCGATGTGCGGTGGGGTCAGGCCGTTGCGAAACAGCAGGTACGACAGCAACAGGTAGTCGATATGGCTGCGGTGGCACGGCACATAGATGACTTCGTGACCTTGGGCGACGTTCTGCACGCCTTCGATGTGGTTGACCTTGATACCGTCGTAGATCTTGTTCCAGAACCAGCTCAGCACCACTTCCAGGAAACGGATCGCGGTGTAGGTGTAGTCCGAGGCGATTTCGTTGCCGTAGCGCAGGGCCTGGGCCTTGGCTTTTTCCGGGGAGATTTTTTCCCGCTCGGCCTCGTCGGCAATCGCCTGTTTGACCAGGGGCTGGTTCAGCAGGCCCTTGACCAAGTTGCGCCGGTGGGAAATGTCCGGGCCGATGACCGCCGCTTTCAGATTGCGAAAGTGCACCCGCAGGATCCGCTGGGCCATGCGCACGGTGCGTTCGTGACCCTTGTCGTGTTCGATCAGCTCGCGCAGATGGATCGGTGCCGAGAACTGCACGCGGGTCTTGCGCCCCAGGATCATGATGCTCAGCAAGCGGCGCAGGCGTCCGGTGACGGCCCAGCTGTCGGCGAACAGCAGCTTCCACGGGCTGGACTCGCTGTCGGGCGACTGGCCCCAGAACACGCTGACCGGGATGATCTGTGCGTCTTCGGCAGCGTTGTGGGTCAGGGCGTTGACCAGCCGCGTCAGGGTCGGCGGCGCGCCGCGTTTGTCCTGGCGTCCGAGCCAGTCCGGCGCCGGTGTCAGGTAGAAAAACGCCGCCGGCTCCAACAGGTTGCCCACCGAGACCGGCAGCACCGGGCGGGGCAGGCCGGCCTTGGTGCACTCGGTGTCGAGCACCGCCAGGTCGGTGAGTGAAGGATCTTGCAGGACGTAGAACACCGGACGACTGCGGTCGAGGTTGAGGGTGAAGGACGACTGGTTGATGGTCTCGGAGCGAACCCAGAGATACAACAGGCGGCGCAGGGTGCCAAACACAAGACGGCGGAGCGGGGAGCGGGTCATACGGCTTCTGCATGAGTGGATAAGATCAAGCGGCCGCTAGTGTGCCGGATTCGTCGAAAATCGGCAAAAAAGCGGCGAAGTAAAGTCAGTTGAGAGTTTTTGTGTCTGTCATATACTCGGCCAGTGACTGCCATGGCTTCCTTTATGGACGGCTGGACGGCAGCTAACGTTCGTACGGCTTTCCCTCGAAAAGCCGACTTAAAAATAAAAATGGGAGTGAGCATCATGGCAGCACGCGAAACCGGCAACGTGAAGTGGTTCAACGACGCCAAAGGCTACGGCTTCATCCAGCGTGAAGGTGGGGCGGATGTGTTCGTGCATTACCGCGCCATCCGTGGCGAAGGCCACCGTTCACTGACCGAAGGCCAGCAGGTCGAGTACGCGGTGGTGGAAGGGCAGAAGGGCTTGCAGGCTGAGGATGTGGTGGGGTTGTAAGCCGTTACATCCACAACAGATCTCCTGTGGGAGCGAGCAAGCCCGCTCCCACATTTAGATCCAGGTAGGACCTGAGACTAGGATCACGCCGTCTTCCAGGTAATCTCTTCTTCCCCATCGGCGCTGATGCGAATCCAGCGATCCGCCGACTCTTCACCTTCTTCTTCCACCCACGACCCCGGTGCGCAGCGCACTTCGACGTTCAGTGCGGCGAAGGCGGCGCGGGCGCAGGCGATATCGTCTTCCCACGGAGTCTGGTCGCTTTCCAGGTACAGGCTGTTCCATTTGCCGACGGCCTTGGGTAGCCAGGTCACTGGGACGTTGCCGGCCTTGCACTTGTAGGTCTGGCCTTTCTGCACCCAATCGCTGCACGGGCCCAGCGCTTGGCCGAGCCAGGCGGCGATGGCCTTGTGGTCGACGTCGGCGTCTTTGAGGTAAATCTCGATATCGGGTTGGCGCATGGATGTCCTCACTGCGGTCTTGAAAAATCCATTCGCGGATTTAACTGGCCCCGAGCGGTTGCCCGAGGTCCGGAATCAAAAGGTTATTGAAGAACGAAATAATCGTAGCGCATCGACACCGTGACTTCGAACGGCTCGGCCTGCTCGATCACGCTGGCACGGCGTTCGGCACTGGCGCGCCAGCCATGGGGTGTCATGGCCAACAGATTGGCACGGTCCTGGCCACTGTCGAGCGTGAGCTTGAATTCGAGGGTTTCGCTGTGATCCAGCACCATGCCCGAGGGCACCAGGGCCAGGTGCTTGTCATCGGTGTACTCGCGCACTTCGTCGTACAGCCGCTCGCGCAATTGCATCAGGTGGCCGGCGGTCGGGCCGACTTTCATCAAGCCGCCGCCGGGGCTGAGCAGGCGTTTGGCCTCTTGCCAGTCCAGCGGGCTGAACACGCTGGCCAGGAACTGGCAGCAACCGTCCGCCAACGGCACCCGGGCCATACTGGCAATCAACCAGGTCAGTTGCGGGTTGCGTTTGCAGGCACGCTTGACCGCCTCGCGGGAGATGTCCAGGGCATAGCCATCGGCATTGGGCAACGCTTCTGCGATTTGCGCGGTGTAGTAGCCCTCGCCACAGCCGATGTCCAGCCAGCGCCCGGGCGCGCGTTCGGCAGCCAGTTCCGCCAGGCGTCGTGCAACGGGGGCGTAATGCCCGGCGTTGAGAAAATCGCGCCGGGCTTCGACCATGGCCTGGTTGTCACCGGGATCGCGGCTGTTCTTGTGCTGCACCGGCAGCAGGTTCAGGTAACCCTGGCGCGCACGGTCGAACCGATGGCCGGCCGGGCACACCACACCGTTGTCCACCGCGTTCAGCGGCTCATTGCAGATCGGGCAGGCGAGCATCAGGCGAGCAACTTGATCAGCGTCTTGTAGTAGATCTCGGTCAGTACGTCGAGATCGGCCGCCAGCACCCGTTCGTTGACCTGGTGGATAGTCGCGTTGACCGGCCCCAGTTCCACCACTTGCGTACCCATGGTGGCGATGAAGCGACCATCGGAGGTACCGCCGCTGGTGGACGCCTGCGTCTCGCGGCCGGTGACGTCCTTGATGCTCGACGACACCGCGTCCAGCAACGCTCCCGGCTCGGTCAGGAACGGCAGGCCGGACAGCGCCCAGTCGATGTGCCAGTCCAGCTGATGCTTGTCGAGAATGTCGGCGACGCGCTGTTGCAGGCCTTCGACGGTGGATTCGGTGGAGAAGCGGAAGTTGAACACCGCCACCAGGTCACCGGGGATCACGTTGGTCGCGCCGGTGCCGGAATTGAGATTGGAGATCTGGAAACTGGTCGGCGGGAAGAAGTCGTTGCCGTGGTCCCAATGTTCGGCGGCCAGTTCAGCCAGTGCCGGGGCAGCCAGGTGAATCGGATTCTTCGCCAGATGTGGGTAGGCCACGTGGCCTTGCTTGCCGCGCACGGTCAGCTTCGCGCCGAGGGAGCCGCGCCGGCCGTTCTTGACCACGTCGCCCACCAGGGTGGTGCTCGACGGCTCGCCGACGATGCACCAGTCCAAGCGCTCCTGACGGGCCTTGAGACGTTCGACCACGGCCTTGGTGCCGTGGTGAGCCGGGCCTTCTTCGTCGCTGGTGATCAGGAAGGTCACCGAGCCCTTGTGGTCCGGGTAGTCGGCGACGAACCGTTCGGCCGCCACCACCATCGCCGCCAGGCTGCCTTTCATGTCCGCCGCGCCACGGCCACAGAGCATGCCGTGCTCATCGATGACTGCATCGAACGGATCGAGCTGCCAGGCCTGCACCGGGCCGGTCGGCACCACGTCGGTGTGCCCGGCGAAACACAGCACCGGACCGTCCTGCTTGCCATGGCTGGCCCAGAAGTTATCCACATCCTCGATGCGCATCGGTTCGAGCTTGAAACCGGCGTTACCCAGGCGCTGCATCATCAGTTTCTGGCAATCGGCATCCACCGGCGTCACGGACGGACGGCGGATCAGGTCGCAGGCGAGTTGCAGGGTCGGCGAGAGGTCGGCGTGGGCCGTCATGGAAACTCCGGGAATATTTAGTATGAACGCAAGGCTTGTGTGGGGGCTGGCTGACACCCACAAAATGGCGGTTATCTTATAGCAAAACGACCATCATGGTCCCCTGGTGCTGGTCGGTTGGAACACAAAACCTGTGGGAGCGAGCTTGCTCGCGATGGCGTCGGATCAGCCGCATCAATATTGACTGACACACCGCTATCGCGAGCAAGCCCGCTCCCACAAGGGAAATTGGTCGGATTCATTTCGCGACCGGCTCGAATTGCCGTAGCAAAGCCCTATAATGCGCGCCGGTTTTTGGGGTAATGGTCATGAGTACAGAAGATCCACGGTTTGCCGGTATCGCCCGTTTGTATGGCATCGAAGGCCTGGAGCGCCTGCGGGCGGCCCATGTGGCGATCGTCGGGGTGGGTGGAGTCGGTTCCTGGGCGGCGGAAGCGATTGCCCGATGTGGCGTGGGCGAGATCTCGCTGTTCGACCTGGACGATGTCTGCGTCAGCAACGCCAACCGCCAGTTGCACGCCCTGGACAGCACCGTCGGCAAGCCCAAGGTCGAAGTGATGGCCGAGCGGCTGCGCGGGATCAACCCAGACTGCACGGTGCACGCGGTGGCGGATTTCGTCACCCGCGAGACCATGGCCGAATACATCACACCGAACATCGACTGCGTGATCGACTGCATCGACAGCGTCAACGCCAAGGCCGCGCTGATCGCCTGGTGCAAGCGCCGCAAGATCCAGATCATCACCACCGGCGGCGCGGGTGGGCAGATCGATCCGACGCTGATTCAGGTGTGCGACTTGAATCGTACGTTCAACGATCCCCTGGCCTCGAAAGTGCGTTCCACCCTGCGCCGCGACTACGGCTTTTCCCGTACCGTGACCCGCCACTACAGCGTGCCCTGCGTGTTCTCCACCGAACAGCTGCGCTACCCGAAGCCGGACGGCAGCATTTGCTTGCAGAAGAGTTTTGTCGGCGACGGCGTCAAGCTCGACTGTGCTGGCGGGTTTGGTGCGGTGATGATGGTCACGGCGACGTTCGGCATGGTCGCGGCGACCAAGGCTGTGGATAAGATTGTGGCGGGTGTGCGGCGGCCGGCGGACAGGGCCAAGCCTCAGGTTTGAGGGTGGGGCAGATGGCCTCATCGCGAGCAAGCTCGCTCCCACATTGGATCTCATGGAACACAATTTTGTGTACGACACGAATCCCCTGTGGGAGCGAGCTTGCTCGCGATGGCGATTATTCAGTCAACTCAAACATCCGCTTTAACACCGCATTCAAGCCATTGCTACGCGACGGCGACAGCTGCCGCGACAATCCCAGTTGATTGAACCAATCCGGCAAATCCACCTGCTGCAACTCGTCAGCGGACAACCCATTGACCCGCGCCAGCAGCAACGCCACCAGCCCACGGATCAACCGCGCATCGCTGCTGGCGGCAAACTGCCAATGCCCGTCGTGCAGCTGACCCACCAGCCACACCTGACTTTCACAGCCACTGACCAGGTTGGCGTCGCACTTGTCCGCATCGCTCAAGGGCGGCAGGCGCTCCCCCCATTGCATCAGTAGCCGGGCGCGTTGCTCCCAGCTCGATGCGTCCTGGAAAATCTGCAGCGCCTCGGCGGCCTCGAACGGCAGGCTCATCGCAGCAGCTCCAAGGCCTGGTCCAGGGCTTCGAAGAAGCGTTCGATATCGGCGGAGTCGTTGTACAGCGCCAGCGACACCCGAATCGCTCCCGTCAGTTGCAAATGCTTGAACAGCGGCATGGCACAGTGATGCCCGGCGCGCACGGCGATGCCTTGTTCGGTCAGCAGGTGGGCGAGGTCGGCGTTGTGTACGCCTTCGACCACGAAACTGACCAGGGCCAGGCGCGGGTTGCCCACCAGGCGCACGCCATTGCGCGCCAGCAGGCCGTGGAGCAGGTAGTTATGCAAACCCGCTTCATGGTCGATGAGTGCTTGCGGGTCGAGGGCGGACAGGTAATCCAGGGTCGCCCCCAGGCCGATCACGCTGGCAATCGGCGGCGTGCCCGCTTCGAACCCCAGCGGTGCCGGGCGGAACGTGGCGCTGTGGTAATCGGCCTGTTGCACCATTTCGCCGCCGAACTGCCAATGGCGCAGTTGCTCAAGCGCTTCGGTGCGGCCAAACAGCACGCCCAGCCCCTCGGGGCCGTAGAGTTTGTGGCTGGAAAATACGTAGAAATCGCAACCCAGCGCCTGCACATCATGGCGGCCATGCACCACGCCTTGGGCGCCGTCGATCACCGTCAACGCACCTTGGGCCTTGGCCAACGCCAGCAGCGCCGGCAAGGGCTGCCAGGCGCCCAGTACGTTGGACAATTGGCTCACCGCCAGCAAGCGTGTACGCGGGCCGATCCGTTCGGCAGCGACGTTGAGATCGATCAGCCCATCGGCATCCAGCGGCAACACCACCAGCGTCAACGAACGGCGCTCGGCCAGTTGTTGCCACGGCAGCAGGTTGGCATGGTGTTCCAGGGCGCTGATGACGATTTCATCGCCCGGGTTGAACCGATGTTCCAGGCCATAGGCCAGCAAGTTCAGCGCCGAAGTGGCGCCATGGGTGAAGACGATCTGTCCGCAATCTCCAGCGTTGACCCATTGCGCGACCTTGAGACGGCTGTCCTCGAACGCCTGGGTGGCGTGGGCGCCTGGCAAATGTTGCGCACGGTGCACGTTGGCCGCGCCATTGGCGTAGTAATGCGCCAGGGCGTCCAGCAGGGCTTGGGGTTTTTGCGTGGTGGCGGCGTTGTCCAGGTACGTCTGGCCTTGCCGTTGCAGGGCGGCGATGGCCGGGAAGTCGGCGCGCCAGGGGGAGGGAATCAACATGCTTTCGGGTCCTGCTGGAGTTGCGCCGGACCCTGTGGGAGCAAGCTCGCTCCCACAGGTGACTGTGTGAAGCGGCTTAGTTGTGCGCGTGCAGTGCTTCGTTCAGTTCGATGGCCGATTTGTGGGTTTTGCATTCCACTGCGCCGGTCTCGGAATTGCGGCGGAACAGCAGGTCGGGCTGGCCGGCCAGGTCGCGGGCCTTGACCACTTTGACCAGTTGGTTGTTCTCGTCCAGCAGCGCGACTTTGGTACCGGCGGTCACGTACAGGCCCGACTCCACGGTGTTGCGGTCGCCCAGCGGGATACCGATGCCGGCATTGGCGCCGATCAGGCAGCCTTCGCCGACCTTGATCACGATGTTGCCGCCGCCCGACAGGGTGCCCATGGTGGAGCAACCGCCGCCCAGGTCCGAGCCCTTGCCGACGAACACGCCAGCCGACACGCGGCCTTCGATCATGCCCGGGCCTTCGGTGCCGGCGTTGAAGTTGACGAAACCTTCGTGCATCACGGTGGTGCCTTCGCCCACGTAGGCGCCCAGGCGGATCCGCGCGGCATCGGCGATACGTACGCCGGCCGGAACCACGTAGTCAGTCATTTTCGGGAACTTGTCCACCGAGAACACTTCCAGCAACTCGCCACGCAGACGGGCTTCGAGCTGGTGCTCGGCCAGTTCGCTCAGGTCGATCGCGCCCTGGCTGGTCCAGGCCACGTTCGGCAGCAGCGGGAAAATGCCGGCCAGGTTCAGGCCATGGGGCTTGACCAGGCGATGGGACAGCAGGTGCAGCTTGAGGTAAGCCTCAGGGGTGGAGCTCAGTTGGGCATCTTCGGCCAGCAGGGTGGCGACCAGCGGCTTGTGGCTTTCGGCCAGGCGGGTCAGCAGCGCGGCTTGCCCGGCATCGACGCCCTTGAGCGCTTCAGCCAGTTGCGAAGCCTGGGCGGTGGTGAAGGTGATGGCCTGGTTGCCGTCGCTGTAGCCGAGAATCGGTGCGATGGCTGCGACGATGTCTGCCGATGGGTTGAGCAGCGGCTGTGCGTAGAACACTTCCAGCCAGGCGCCTTGACGGTTTTGAGTGCCGACACCGAAGGCCAGGCTGAACAGGGTAGTGGACATGAAATTACCTCTACAAAATGGACTGGGCAGGCTTACTTGATCTCTGCCGCATAAATATCTGGCTTGAAGCCAATCAGGGTTCGGTCACCGAGATCGAGCACCGGGCGCTTGATCATCGAGGGTTGGGCGAGCATCAGTTCGATGGCTTTCGTCTGGTCGAGATCGGCTTTGCGTTCGTCGTCGAGTTTGCGAAAGGTCGTACCGGCACGGTTCAACACCACTTGCCAGCCATGTTCGTTGCACCATTGGGTCAGGTGCTCACGGTCGATGCCGACGGTCTTGTAGTCGTGAAAGTCGTAGCGTACAGCGTGTTCATCGAGCCAGGTGCGCGCCTTTTTCATCGTGTCACAGGCTTTGATGCCGAAAAGGTGCAACGTTTTGCTTGAATCGGTCAAGGAATTGCCCCCTTTGCAGGTGCTGAAAGTAAAAGGTGAAGGATTATGCCATGACCGGACGGTTTCGCGACGGCTCAGATCGGCATGCACCCAAACCTGTGGGAGCGAGCCTGTGGGAGCAAAGCTTGCTCGCGATGAACGATGGCACAGTCTTGCAGTTGAACCGTGTCGCCTGCATCGCGAGCAAGCTTTGTTCCCACAGGTGCGCTCCAAAAGTGGGGCTGCGACATAGGTGTAACGGCCAGGCTCATCCTAAGCGGTTAATATGGCACTTCAACGGCAAGCTGTTGCCGGATGTGTGTCGCTGTAATTGGAAAACCGTCATGCAAAGCGCCTATACCGTCCTGATCCTGTTGATGCTGGTGGGCGTTTCGCGCCTGATCGGACGGTTGATCCCGCTGCCGTTGCCCCTGGTGCAGATCGGCGCCGGTGCCGTGCTGGCTTGGCCGTCCCTGGGCCTGCACGTGGCCCTCGATCCCGAGCTGTTCCTGTTTCTCTTCTTGCCACCGCTGCTGTTCTCCGACGGCTGGCGCATGCCCAAGCGCGAGTTGTGGCGCCTGCGTGGGCCGATCCTGACGCTGGCGGTAGGGCTGGTGTTGTTCACGGTGGTGGGCGCCGGTTACTTCATTCATTGGCTGCTGCCGAGCATCCCGCTACCGGTGGCCTTCGCCCTGGCCGCGGTGCTGTCGCCGACCGACGCGGTGGCGGTGTCGGCGATTGCCCGTGACCGTTTGCCCGCGCCGCTGATGCACGTGCTTCAGGGCGAGGCGTTGATGAACGACGCGTCGGGCCTGGTGACCTTCAAGTTCGCCCTGGCGGCGGCCATTACCGGGGTGTTTTCCCTGGCCAACGCGAGCCTGACCTTTGTCCTGGTGGCGGTTGGCGGGCTGCTGGTGGGCGTGGCCCTGAGCTGGCTGGTGGGCCGCTTGCGGGCCTGGATGGTGGCGCGCGGTTGGGACGATCCGGCCACCCACGTGGTGTTCATGTTGCTGCTGCCGTTCGCGGCCTATGTGCTGGCTGAACGCTTGGGGGCCTCGGGGATTCTCTCGGCGGTGGCGGCGGGGATGATGCAGAGCTGGCTCGACCTGCTGCCGCGCCAGACCGGCACGCGGCTGCTCAATCGCAGCGTCTGGTCGCTGCTGGAATTCGCCTTCAACGGCTTGATCTTCCTGCTGCTGGGCTTGCAATTGCCGGACATCATCAAGGCGGTGACCAGCCACGAAGCCACCCTGTGGCCGACACTGATCTATCGTTGCCTGGACGTGGTGGCGATTTCTCTGGTGTTGCTGGTGCTGCGGTTTGTCTGGGTGCAAAGCACCTGGCGGCTGTCCGGGCTGTTACGTCGCTGGCGTGGCGAGAGCGACCTGACCTTCGTGCCGACCGCGCGCTCCTGCTGGTTGCTGACCTTCGGTGGGGTGCGCGGGGCGGTGACGCTGGCGGGCGTGCTGTCGGTGCCGATGTTGTTGGCGGCGGGTGAACCGTTTCCCGAGCGGGATTTGCTGATCTTCATTGCCGCCGGGGTCATTCTGCTGTCATTGATCGCCGCCTGCATCGCCCTGCCATTGCTGCTGCGAGGTATCGAGAAAAGCCCCGATGACAAGCGCCGCACCGAAGTGCGTGATGCCTGGCGTAAAACCGCTGAAGCGGCGATCCGCGCGTTGGAAGTGGAGGAGCCGAGCGAGGCCGCTAGCGCACCGGACGCGGCCCAGGCGGCGTTGGCAACCGAGGTCAAGGCGCGGTTGATGTCTGAATATCGCCATCAGTTGGAGGTGTTCAACGACTCCGCCGAAGCCCAGGCGCTTGCGTTCGAAATGGACCTGCTGGAACGCCGGCTGCGCTTGAAGGCCTATCGGGCGCAGCGGCTGGAGTTGTATCGCCTCAGCCGTCATCACCAGATTGGGGATGACGTGCTGCGAGAGGTACTGGGGGAGTTGGATCTGGCGGAGGCGAATTTGGGGTTGGGTAAATAGCAGCCATGGCGCAAAGCTAATTGTGGCGAGGGGATTTATCCCCGTTGGACTGCGCAGCAGTCCCAAAGCAGTCGATTCAAGCTGTCTGACACAGCGCGTTGGTTGTTGGGGCCGCTTCGCAG includes:
- a CDS encoding Na+/H+ antiporter gives rise to the protein MQSAYTVLILLMLVGVSRLIGRLIPLPLPLVQIGAGAVLAWPSLGLHVALDPELFLFLFLPPLLFSDGWRMPKRELWRLRGPILTLAVGLVLFTVVGAGYFIHWLLPSIPLPVAFALAAVLSPTDAVAVSAIARDRLPAPLMHVLQGEALMNDASGLVTFKFALAAAITGVFSLANASLTFVLVAVGGLLVGVALSWLVGRLRAWMVARGWDDPATHVVFMLLLPFAAYVLAERLGASGILSAVAAGMMQSWLDLLPRQTGTRLLNRSVWSLLEFAFNGLIFLLLGLQLPDIIKAVTSHEATLWPTLIYRCLDVVAISLVLLVLRFVWVQSTWRLSGLLRRWRGESDLTFVPTARSCWLLTFGGVRGAVTLAGVLSVPMLLAAGEPFPERDLLIFIAAGVILLSLIAACIALPLLLRGIEKSPDDKRRTEVRDAWRKTAEAAIRALEVEEPSEAASAPDAAQAALATEVKARLMSEYRHQLEVFNDSAEAQALAFEMDLLERRLRLKAYRAQRLELYRLSRHHQIGDDVLREVLGELDLAEANLGLGK